Proteins from one Bacteroides zhangwenhongii genomic window:
- a CDS encoding helix-turn-helix domain-containing protein yields the protein MELLTRNIFEGWMQKLMERLDRQDELLLAIKTEERQPALTESIHLFDNQDLCMLLQISKRTLQRYRSVGALPYKTLGKKTYYSEEDVLTFLSNHIKDFKKEDIAFYKARIHNFFHK from the coding sequence ATGGAACTGCTCACACGAAACATCTTCGAGGGCTGGATGCAGAAGCTGATGGAACGGCTCGACCGTCAGGACGAACTGCTGCTGGCAATAAAGACGGAGGAACGACAGCCCGCCCTCACGGAAAGCATCCACCTTTTCGACAATCAGGACCTGTGCATGCTGCTCCAGATAAGCAAGCGCACACTGCAACGCTACCGCAGCGTCGGTGCATTGCCCTACAAGACACTGGGCAAGAAAACCTATTACAGCGAGGAGGATGTGCTGACATTCCTTTCCAACCATATCAAGGACTTCAAAAAAGAAGATATAGCCTTCTACAAGGCTCGTATCCATAATTTCTTTCATAAATAA
- a CDS encoding methylglyoxal synthase, producing the protein MESKVRRGIGLVAHDAMKKDLIEWVLWNSELLMGNKFYCTGTTGTLILEALKEKHPDVEWDFTILKSGPLGGDQQMGSRIVDGQIDYLFFFTDPMTLQPHDTDVKALTRLAGVENIVFCCNRSTADHIISSPLFMDPDYERIHPDYSSYTKRFQNKPVVTEAVESVNRRKKKRL; encoded by the coding sequence ATGGAATCAAAGGTTAGAAGGGGCATCGGGCTGGTGGCACATGATGCGATGAAGAAAGATCTTATCGAGTGGGTGTTGTGGAATTCAGAACTGTTGATGGGAAATAAATTCTATTGTACAGGTACTACCGGTACACTAATACTGGAAGCATTGAAAGAAAAACATCCTGATGTAGAATGGGATTTTACAATACTGAAATCCGGTCCATTAGGCGGTGATCAGCAGATGGGATCACGTATTGTCGATGGGCAGATTGATTATCTTTTCTTTTTTACTGATCCTATGACTTTGCAACCTCATGATACAGATGTAAAAGCTTTGACTCGTTTGGCCGGTGTGGAAAATATCGTATTTTGCTGTAACCGTTCAACAGCGGATCATATTATTTCCAGCCCGTTGTTTATGGATCCTGACTACGAACGTATCCATCCTGACTATTCTAGTTATACAAAACGTTTCCAGAATAAGCCTGTGGTAACGGAAGCTGTGGAATCTGTGAATAGAAGGAAAAAGAAAAGATTATAA
- a CDS encoding helix-turn-helix domain-containing protein, with product MMNETNDVFTMEDEPIASVMQDMRKGSKWLSAFLESYRPPLDGERYLTDGEVAELLRVSRRTLQEYRNNRVLPFILLGGKVLYPETGLREVLEANYRKPLE from the coding sequence ATGATGAACGAGACCAACGATGTTTTTACGATGGAAGACGAGCCGATAGCCTCTGTGATGCAGGATATGCGCAAAGGCTCTAAATGGCTGTCCGCATTTCTGGAAAGTTACCGTCCTCCGCTGGACGGGGAGCGTTACCTGACGGACGGCGAGGTGGCGGAACTGCTCCGTGTGAGCCGACGCACCTTGCAGGAATACCGCAACAACCGCGTGTTGCCTTTTATCCTTTTGGGAGGGAAGGTGCTTTACCCGGAAACGGGGCTGCGCGAGGTGCTGGAAGCGAACTACCGCAAGCCGCTGGAGTGA
- a CDS encoding acyltransferase family protein, whose translation MKKAPSKRIDFVDLTKGVCIILVVMTHIGGAFELLDRGSMLSCFRMPLYFFISGVFFKPYGSLSGFILRKINKLIIPFLFFYLSAFLLKYIIWKIAPGVFHLPVSWKELLIVFHGHDLIKFNPPIWFLVALFNCNILFYLVHFLRNKYLPAMFALTLLIGCAGFYLGKAQITLPLYLDVAMTALPFYVAGFWIRRYNFFLFPNHRFDKLIPLFVLLALLVMHFTATTLGMRTNNYSGNIFQVYIAAFAGIFMIMLLCKKVKRVKIISYLGRYSIITLSIHGPILHFLAPLVARYIHDSWAQATILLFITLSICILLTPLFLKVIPQMVAQKDLLKFKQIHTK comes from the coding sequence ATGAAAAAGGCTCCGAGTAAACGTATTGATTTTGTAGACTTAACTAAAGGAGTCTGCATCATTCTCGTAGTCATGACACATATTGGTGGAGCTTTTGAGCTACTCGACAGGGGTTCTATGTTATCCTGTTTCCGCATGCCACTGTATTTTTTTATATCGGGAGTTTTCTTTAAACCATACGGATCTTTATCAGGATTCATTCTTCGGAAAATAAACAAGTTGATTATCCCGTTTCTTTTCTTCTATCTAAGTGCATTCCTCCTCAAATACATCATTTGGAAAATAGCACCGGGAGTATTCCATTTACCTGTATCATGGAAAGAGCTTTTGATAGTATTTCATGGGCATGACCTTATCAAATTCAATCCGCCGATCTGGTTTCTAGTAGCCTTATTCAACTGTAATATCCTGTTTTATCTAGTCCATTTCCTAAGAAATAAATATCTGCCTGCCATGTTTGCTCTTACTTTATTGATCGGATGTGCAGGATTTTATCTAGGTAAAGCACAAATAACGCTCCCTCTCTATCTCGATGTTGCCATGACGGCTCTCCCTTTCTATGTAGCAGGATTCTGGATTCGTAGATATAACTTCTTCCTATTTCCAAATCACCGTTTTGATAAGTTGATTCCGCTTTTCGTTTTGTTGGCATTGTTAGTCATGCATTTTACTGCTACTACATTGGGGATGAGAACAAACAACTACTCCGGGAATATCTTTCAAGTATACATCGCTGCATTCGCCGGAATATTTATGATTATGCTACTTTGTAAAAAAGTGAAAAGAGTAAAGATTATTTCTTATCTAGGAAGGTACTCTATCATCACCTTAAGCATACACGGCCCCATACTCCATTTTCTAGCGCCATTGGTAGCACGCTACATTCATGATAGTTGGGCACAAGCAACAATACTTTTGTTCATAACATTAAGTATATGTATTCTACTCACTCCCCTCTTTCTGAAAGTAATCCCGCAAATGGTTGCACAGAAAGACTTGTTAAAATTTAAACAGATTCATACCAAATAA
- the folB gene encoding dihydroneopterin aldolase yields MKINKSHILLKGIRFYAYHGVAPQENLIGNEYIIDLKLGVDISKAMQTDEVTDTVNYAEVYNVIKTEMDISSKLLEHVGKRIVKKLFEQFATIEDIDLLLSKRNPPMGADIESTGIELHCSRK; encoded by the coding sequence ATGAAAATAAATAAAAGCCATATCCTTTTGAAAGGGATTCGATTTTACGCCTACCATGGAGTAGCGCCACAAGAAAATTTGATTGGTAATGAGTATATTATCGACCTAAAACTAGGTGTTGACATCAGCAAGGCAATGCAGACAGACGAAGTGACAGATACTGTAAACTATGCTGAAGTATATAACGTTATAAAAACAGAAATGGATATTTCATCCAAATTACTGGAACATGTAGGAAAACGAATTGTGAAGAAACTATTCGAACAATTCGCTACTATTGAAGACATCGATCTGCTTCTATCCAAACGAAACCCACCGATGGGAGCAGACATAGAATCGACAGGAATAGAACTTCATTGTAGCAGAAAATAA
- a CDS encoding 4-alpha-glucanotransferase, whose translation MILSFNIEYRTNWGEEVKLAGLSTESTPMYTTDGIYWTAEVELEVPQEGLTIHYSYQIEQNGIVIRKEWNNFPRCLFLSGTPRKKYRINDCWKNIPEQLYLYSSAFTEALLSHPEREDIPQGYKKGLIIKAYAPRINKDYCLAICGNQKALGNWNPEKAVFMSDSNFPEWQVELDASKLKYPLEYKFILCHKQERKIDCWERNPNRYLADPEIKTNETLVISDRYAYFDIPMWKGAGIAIPVFSLKSEKSFGVGDFGDLKLMIDWAVNTHQKVIQILPINDTTMTHTWTDSYPYNSISIYAFHPMYADIKQMGTLKDKEAASRFNQKQQELNNLTTIDYEAVNRAKWEFFHLIFQQEGEKVLASEKFKEFFEANKEWLRPYAVFSYLRDAYRTPDFREWPRHSVYDPQEIEKMCQPETVDYPHIALYYYIQYHLHLQLLAATKYARENGVVLKGDIPIGISRNSVEAWTEPHYFNLNGQAGAPPDDFSVNGQNWGFPTYNWDVMEKDGYRWWMKRFQKMAEYFDAYRIDHILGFFRIWEIPMNAVHGLLGQFVPSLPMSREEIENYGFTFREEYLSPFIHESFLGQVFGPYANLVKQDFLQLVDESGIYRMRPGFETQQEVKQFFAGKNDENSIWVRDGLYSLISNVLFIPDKKEQGKYHPRIGAQRDFIFRSLSEEDKNAFNKLYNQYYYHRHNDFWYQQAMKKLPQLTQSTRMLVCGEDLGMIPACVSSVMNELRILSLEIQRMPKDPSHEFGHLNEYPYRSVCTISTHDMSTLRGWWEEDYQQTQRYYNTMLGHYGTAPAVATPELCEEIVRNHLNSNSILCILSFQDWLSIDGKWRNPNVEEERINVPSNPRNYWRYRMHITLEQLMKAKELNSKISELIQYTGRNPEK comes from the coding sequence ATGATCTTATCATTTAATATCGAATACCGTACCAATTGGGGGGAGGAAGTCAAGCTTGCAGGCTTATCGACGGAATCCACCCCAATGTACACTACAGACGGTATATATTGGACGGCAGAAGTGGAACTGGAAGTTCCTCAAGAAGGGTTGACTATCCATTATAGCTACCAGATAGAACAAAACGGAATTGTCATCCGCAAAGAATGGAACAATTTTCCACGATGCCTTTTCCTATCCGGTACTCCTAGAAAAAAGTATAGAATCAATGATTGCTGGAAAAATATCCCGGAGCAACTATACCTTTACAGTTCTGCCTTTACAGAAGCATTATTATCACATCCCGAAAGAGAAGACATTCCGCAAGGGTACAAGAAAGGGCTAATAATAAAAGCTTATGCCCCGCGCATCAACAAAGATTATTGTCTGGCCATTTGCGGCAATCAGAAAGCATTAGGTAACTGGAATCCGGAAAAAGCCGTTTTTATGAGTGACTCCAATTTCCCCGAATGGCAGGTGGAACTAGATGCAAGCAAGCTCAAATATCCTTTGGAATACAAATTTATCCTTTGCCATAAACAGGAAAGAAAAATTGATTGCTGGGAGAGAAACCCTAATCGCTATCTGGCAGACCCGGAAATAAAGACGAACGAGACACTCGTGATTTCCGACCGATATGCCTATTTTGATATTCCAATGTGGAAAGGTGCAGGAATTGCCATCCCCGTATTTTCCCTGAAATCAGAAAAAAGTTTTGGAGTAGGTGATTTCGGTGATCTGAAACTCATGATCGATTGGGCGGTAAACACCCATCAGAAGGTCATCCAAATTCTACCGATTAATGACACGACCATGACCCATACATGGACGGACTCTTATCCCTACAACAGTATTTCCATCTATGCTTTTCATCCGATGTATGCGGATATAAAGCAAATGGGAACACTGAAAGACAAAGAAGCAGCCTCTAGGTTCAATCAGAAACAACAAGAACTGAATAATCTTACAACTATTGATTATGAGGCTGTTAACCGGGCTAAATGGGAATTCTTCCATCTGATATTCCAGCAAGAAGGGGAAAAAGTATTGGCTTCCGAGAAATTCAAGGAGTTCTTCGAAGCTAACAAAGAATGGTTGCGACCTTACGCTGTCTTCAGCTATCTGCGTGATGCTTACCGAACCCCTGACTTCCGTGAATGGCCGAGACATTCTGTATACGATCCACAGGAGATAGAAAAGATGTGTCAACCGGAAACGGTAGATTATCCCCACATCGCATTATACTACTATATCCAATATCATTTGCATCTGCAATTATTGGCTGCGACAAAATATGCTCGTGAAAATGGGGTTGTACTAAAGGGAGACATACCAATTGGCATTAGCCGCAACAGTGTGGAAGCTTGGACAGAACCTCATTACTTCAATCTCAACGGACAAGCAGGCGCTCCTCCCGATGACTTCTCGGTCAACGGACAAAATTGGGGATTCCCTACCTACAATTGGGACGTAATGGAAAAGGACGGATATCGCTGGTGGATGAAAAGATTCCAGAAAATGGCCGAATATTTCGATGCTTACCGAATTGACCATATTCTCGGCTTCTTCCGTATTTGGGAAATACCGATGAATGCCGTACATGGATTGTTAGGACAATTCGTTCCCTCCCTACCGATGAGTAGAGAAGAGATAGAAAATTATGGCTTCACATTCCGAGAAGAATACCTGTCTCCATTCATTCATGAATCATTTCTCGGACAGGTATTCGGACCTTATGCCAATCTCGTAAAACAAGACTTTCTCCAGTTAGTGGACGAATCCGGTATTTACCGTATGAGACCTGGCTTTGAGACACAGCAAGAAGTCAAACAATTCTTTGCCGGTAAAAATGACGAAAACAGTATCTGGGTCCGTGATGGATTATATTCTTTAATCAGTAATGTACTGTTTATTCCGGACAAGAAGGAACAAGGAAAGTACCATCCCCGCATCGGAGCGCAACGTGATTTCATTTTCCGTTCGTTGAGCGAAGAAGACAAGAATGCTTTCAACAAATTATACAACCAGTATTATTATCATCGCCACAACGACTTTTGGTACCAACAGGCCATGAAAAAGTTACCTCAATTGACACAATCTACCCGTATGTTGGTATGTGGCGAAGATTTAGGAATGATTCCTGCTTGTGTATCCTCCGTAATGAACGAGTTACGTATTCTTAGTTTGGAAATTCAACGAATGCCAAAGGATCCATCGCATGAGTTCGGACATTTAAATGAATATCCATACCGATCTGTGTGCACCATTTCCACTCATGATATGTCTACTCTACGTGGCTGGTGGGAAGAGGATTATCAACAGACCCAACGTTATTACAATACAATGTTGGGACATTATGGTACAGCTCCCGCCGTTGCAACTCCGGAACTTTGTGAAGAGATTGTACGCAATCACCTCAACAGTAATTCTATTCTCTGCATACTGTCTTTTCAAGATTGGTTGTCAATTGATGGAAAATGGAGAAATCCTAATGTGGAAGAAGAACGAATCAACGTTCCATCCAATCCACGAAATTATTGGCGATATCGGATGCATATCACATTAGAGCAACTGATGAAAGCCAAAGAACTGAATAGCAAGATAAGTGAATTAATACAATACACAGGAAGAAACCCGGAGAAATAA
- a CDS encoding helix-turn-helix domain-containing protein: MNMEIVSIEKKTFEMMVAAFGALSEKVAALRRKSDTGRMERWLTGEEVCGQLRISPRTLQTLRDRRLIGYSQINRRFYYKPEEVKRLIPLVGTLYPHGR; the protein is encoded by the coding sequence ATGAATATGGAAATAGTATCTATCGAGAAAAAGACTTTCGAGATGATGGTGGCGGCATTCGGCGCACTCTCGGAGAAGGTCGCCGCCCTGAGGCGCAAAAGCGACACGGGGCGCATGGAAAGATGGCTCACGGGCGAGGAGGTCTGCGGGCAGTTGAGAATAAGCCCGCGCACGTTGCAGACGCTGCGCGACAGGCGGCTTATCGGCTACTCGCAGATAAACCGCAGGTTCTATTACAAGCCGGAGGAGGTGAAGCGGCTGATACCGCTTGTCGGCACGCTCTATCCGCATGGCAGATGA
- a CDS encoding lysophospholipid acyltransferase family protein: protein MKSKLIYWLVYGGMWLFSALPFRVLYVLSDFNYLLMYHVGRYRRKVVRENLEKSFPEKTEAERLQIERKFYRYLSDYMLEDLKLLHMSAEDLCQRMIYKNTEQYLELTEKYGGIIVMIPHYANYEWLIGMGSVMKPGDVPVQVYKPLKDKYLNELFKQIRSRFGGYNIPKHSTAREIIKLKREGKNMVVGLITDQWPSGDRYWTTFLGQETAFLNGAERIAKMMNFPVFYCELTKTRRGYCEAEFKLMTEAPKETVEGEITDMFAYELEQTIRREPAYWLWSHKRWKFTKKECEQKEQEELIKRKDKR, encoded by the coding sequence ATGAAATCTAAACTTATCTATTGGCTGGTATATGGTGGGATGTGGCTGTTTTCAGCTCTTCCGTTCCGGGTATTGTATGTGCTTTCGGATTTCAATTATCTGTTGATGTATCATGTGGGGAGATATCGCCGGAAGGTAGTTCGGGAAAATCTGGAAAAGTCGTTTCCGGAGAAGACTGAGGCGGAAAGATTACAGATAGAACGTAAATTTTATCGCTATCTTTCGGATTATATGCTGGAGGACCTGAAACTGTTGCATATGTCCGCTGAAGATCTTTGCCAAAGGATGATTTATAAGAATACAGAACAATATTTGGAATTGACGGAAAAATATGGAGGTATTATTGTGATGATTCCCCATTATGCCAACTATGAATGGCTGATTGGAATGGGATCGGTTATGAAGCCCGGTGATGTACCTGTACAAGTTTACAAACCATTGAAGGATAAATACCTGAACGAACTGTTTAAGCAGATTCGTTCCCGTTTCGGTGGATATAATATTCCTAAGCATTCTACTGCACGTGAAATTATCAAATTGAAGCGTGAAGGAAAAAATATGGTAGTAGGTCTGATTACAGACCAATGGCCTAGTGGTGATCGGTATTGGACTACTTTTCTGGGGCAGGAAACTGCTTTCTTGAATGGAGCTGAACGTATTGCAAAAATGATGAATTTCCCTGTCTTTTATTGTGAACTGACGAAGACACGTAGGGGATATTGTGAGGCTGAGTTTAAATTGATGACTGAAGCTCCCAAAGAGACAGTCGAAGGAGAAATTACGGATATGTTTGCCTATGAACTGGAACAGACCATTCGTAGAGAACCTGCTTATTGGTTGTGGTCGCATAAGCGCTGGAAATTTACGAAGAAGGAATGCGAACAAAAAGAACAGGAAGAACTTATTAAGAGAAAAGATAAGAGATGA
- a CDS encoding helix-turn-helix domain-containing protein, with the protein MKVITMESSVFRSLTEQIAEIAAHVRAASGDKKAASSDRLLTTREAAQLLNVSTRTLQRMRSEQRIVYVVLRGKCRYRQSEIDRLLDECTVNEDAATPQELKRNHTLRTGGTPKGRRT; encoded by the coding sequence ATGAAAGTGATAACGATGGAAAGTTCCGTCTTCCGGTCATTGACGGAACAGATAGCGGAGATTGCGGCACACGTCCGTGCCGCCTCCGGCGACAAGAAAGCGGCATCGTCCGACAGGTTGCTCACCACACGCGAGGCGGCGCAGCTGCTTAACGTGAGTACCCGCACCCTCCAGCGTATGCGCAGCGAGCAACGCATCGTCTATGTCGTGCTTCGCGGTAAATGCCGCTACCGGCAGTCTGAAATCGACCGCCTGCTTGATGAGTGTACCGTCAACGAGGACGCCGCGACACCGCAGGAGCTGAAACGCAACCACACGCTACGAACGGGAGGCACACCCAAAGGAAGGAGGACATAG
- a CDS encoding glycosyltransferase family 2 protein, which yields MKVSVVILNWNGCDMLRTFLPSVIRYSEGKEIEICVADNGSTDDSVTMIQREFPSVRMILLEQNHGFADGYNLALRQVDAEYVVLLNSDVEVTEHWLEPMIAYLDKHPEVAACQPKIRSQRQKDFFEYAGAAGGFIDKYGYPFCRGRIMGAVEKDEGQYDTVIPVFWATGAALFIRRMDYLDVGGLDGRFFAHMEEIDLCWRLRSRGRGIVCIPQSVVYHVGGATLKKENPRKTFLNFRNNLVMLYKNLPREELNKVMRIRTCLDYVAALTFFLKGDWNNARAVIRARDEYKRICPSFSSLREENLRKKTLNLIPERIKSSILWQFYARGCKRFSQLSDLKG from the coding sequence ATGAAAGTATCAGTCGTCATTCTGAATTGGAACGGATGTGATATGCTTCGTACTTTTCTTCCATCTGTCATTCGGTATTCGGAGGGGAAAGAAATAGAAATCTGTGTGGCTGATAATGGTTCTACGGACGATTCGGTAACTATGATTCAGCGGGAGTTTCCATCCGTCCGGATGATTTTACTCGAACAGAATCATGGCTTTGCGGACGGATATAATTTGGCTTTGCGACAAGTAGATGCAGAGTATGTCGTTCTTCTAAATTCGGATGTTGAAGTGACGGAACATTGGTTGGAACCGATGATTGCTTATCTTGATAAGCATCCCGAAGTGGCTGCTTGCCAACCGAAGATACGAAGTCAGCGCCAAAAGGATTTTTTTGAATATGCCGGAGCGGCAGGCGGATTCATAGATAAGTATGGTTATCCTTTTTGTCGGGGACGTATCATGGGAGCAGTCGAAAAAGATGAAGGGCAATACGATACGGTGATTCCGGTTTTCTGGGCAACAGGAGCTGCTTTGTTTATTCGTCGTATGGATTATCTGGATGTCGGAGGATTGGATGGACGCTTTTTTGCACACATGGAAGAAATAGATCTGTGTTGGCGACTCCGTTCTCGAGGACGTGGGATTGTCTGCATTCCGCAAAGTGTAGTCTATCATGTTGGAGGAGCCACGCTTAAAAAAGAGAATCCTCGTAAGACTTTTCTTAATTTCCGTAATAATCTTGTCATGCTTTATAAGAATCTTCCCCGGGAGGAGTTAAATAAAGTGATGCGTATTCGGACTTGTTTGGATTATGTGGCGGCACTTACTTTCTTTCTGAAAGGAGATTGGAACAATGCTCGCGCAGTAATTCGTGCTCGGGACGAATATAAACGGATTTGTCCGTCATTTTCTTCATTAAGAGAAGAGAACCTAAGAAAAAAAACTTTGAATTTAATACCTGAACGGATAAAAAGTAGTATCTTGTGGCAGTTTTATGCGAGAGGATGCAAACGATTCTCTCAATTGTCGGACTTAAAAGGATAA
- a CDS encoding site-specific integrase has protein sequence MKSTFSVIYYLKRQVVKKDGTVPVMGRITVDGSQTQFSCKLTVDPKLWDTKGGRVTGRSTAALEANRMLDKMRVRINRHYQEIMERDNFVTAEKVKNAFLGLEHRYHTLMQVFRQHNEDYEKQVEAGMKAKGTLEKYRIVYKHLQEFLDIRYHVKDIALKELTPAFISDFEMFLRTDKHCCTNTVWLYVCPLRTMVFIAINNEWLTRDPFREYEIKKEETTRSFLTKEEIRLLMEGKLKNAKQELYRDLYLFCAFTGLSFSDMRNLTEENIRTYFDEHEWININRQKTGVVSNIRLLDIANRIIGKYRGLCENGRIFPVPHYNTCLAGIRAVAKRCGITKHITWHQSRHTAATTVFLSNGVPIETVSSMLGHKSIKTTQIYAKITKEKLNQDMEILAARLNGIEEFAGCTI, from the coding sequence ATGAAGAGTACATTTTCAGTAATCTACTATCTCAAGCGTCAGGTAGTGAAAAAAGACGGGACAGTTCCCGTCATGGGACGCATCACGGTGGACGGCAGCCAGACGCAGTTCAGCTGCAAGCTGACTGTCGATCCGAAACTGTGGGACACCAAAGGGGGACGTGTCACGGGCAGAAGCACGGCGGCACTCGAAGCGAACCGTATGCTTGACAAAATGCGGGTACGCATCAACAGACACTATCAGGAAATCATGGAGCGTGACAACTTCGTCACGGCGGAAAAGGTGAAAAACGCCTTTCTCGGACTGGAACACCGCTATCACACGCTGATGCAGGTGTTCCGCCAGCACAACGAGGACTATGAGAAACAGGTGGAGGCAGGCATGAAAGCCAAAGGCACACTGGAAAAGTACCGTATCGTTTACAAGCACCTGCAAGAGTTCCTCGACATCCGCTACCATGTGAAGGACATCGCCCTGAAAGAGCTTACCCCGGCTTTCATCTCCGACTTCGAGATGTTCCTGCGCACGGACAAGCACTGTTGCACCAATACCGTCTGGTTGTACGTCTGCCCGCTACGGACGATGGTATTCATCGCCATCAACAACGAGTGGCTGACGCGCGACCCGTTCCGCGAGTATGAAATCAAGAAGGAGGAAACGACACGCAGTTTCCTTACCAAAGAGGAAATCCGCCTGCTGATGGAGGGCAAACTGAAAAACGCCAAACAGGAACTGTACCGTGACCTCTACCTGTTCTGCGCTTTCACCGGATTGTCATTCTCGGATATGCGCAACCTCACGGAAGAGAATATCCGCACCTATTTCGATGAACACGAGTGGATAAACATCAACCGCCAGAAAACGGGCGTGGTGTCCAACATCCGCCTGCTTGACATCGCCAACCGCATAATCGGCAAATACCGTGGACTGTGCGAGAACGGCAGGATATTTCCCGTCCCGCATTACAACACGTGCCTTGCCGGTATCCGTGCCGTCGCCAAGCGTTGCGGCATCACCAAGCATATCACGTGGCATCAGAGCCGCCACACGGCGGCCACAACGGTATTTCTCTCCAACGGCGTACCCATCGAAACGGTCAGTTCTATGCTCGGACACAAGAGCATAAAGACAACGCAGATTTACGCGAAGATAACCAAAGAAAAACTCAATCAAGACATGGAGATCCTTGCGGCAAGGTTGAACGGCATTGAGGAATTTGCAGGTTGTACCATCTAA
- the mtaB gene encoding tRNA (N(6)-L-threonylcarbamoyladenosine(37)-C(2))-methylthiotransferase MtaB, producing the protein MIDTTVFQDKTAVYYTLGCKLNFSETSTIGKILREAGVRTARKGEKADICVVNTCSVTEMADKKCRQAIHRLVKQHPGAFVVVTGCYAQLKPGDVAKIDGVDVVLGAEQKGELLQYLGNLQKHEKGEAITTATKDIRSFSPSCSRGDRTRFFLKVQDGCDYFCSYCTIPFARGRSRNGTIASMVEQARQAAAEGGKEIVLTGVNIGDFGKTTGETFFDLVQALDQIEGIERYRISSIEPNLLTDEIIEFVSHSRSFMPHFHIPLQSGCDEVLKLMRRRYDTALFASKVKKIKEVMPDAFIGVDVIVGTRGETAEFFEQAYRFISGLDVTQLHVFSYSERPGTQALKIDHVVSPEEKHQRSQRLLALSDEKTQAFYARHIGQTMSVLLEKSKGSTPMHGFTKNYIRVEVESDNSLDNQVVNVRLGDFNEDKTALKGTILI; encoded by the coding sequence ATGATAGATACCACTGTGTTTCAAGATAAGACAGCCGTTTATTATACATTGGGCTGCAAATTAAATTTTTCAGAGACTTCAACTATCGGTAAAATTCTGCGTGAGGCGGGGGTTCGTACTGCACGCAAGGGAGAGAAAGCGGATATCTGTGTGGTAAATACTTGTTCGGTGACGGAAATGGCGGACAAAAAATGTCGGCAGGCTATTCATCGATTGGTGAAACAACATCCCGGTGCTTTTGTGGTAGTGACTGGGTGCTATGCCCAATTGAAGCCTGGTGATGTGGCAAAAATTGATGGAGTAGATGTTGTATTGGGGGCGGAGCAGAAAGGTGAACTGCTGCAGTATCTGGGAAATTTGCAGAAACATGAAAAAGGAGAGGCTATAACTACTGCAACGAAAGATATTCGTTCGTTTTCTCCTTCGTGTTCACGGGGAGACCGTACTCGTTTTTTTCTGAAAGTACAGGATGGCTGCGATTACTTCTGTTCATATTGTACCATTCCGTTTGCAAGGGGGAGGAGTCGTAACGGAACTATTGCTTCTATGGTCGAACAGGCTCGGCAAGCTGCAGCGGAAGGTGGTAAAGAGATAGTCTTGACTGGGGTGAATATCGGTGATTTTGGCAAGACGACGGGAGAGACTTTCTTTGATTTGGTGCAAGCGTTGGATCAGATAGAAGGAATCGAGCGTTATCGTATATCTTCCATTGAACCGAATCTGCTGACGGATGAAATTATTGAGTTTGTATCCCATTCCCGTAGTTTTATGCCACATTTCCATATTCCTTTGCAGTCTGGGTGTGATGAAGTCTTAAAATTGATGCGTCGTCGTTATGATACGGCTCTTTTTGCATCGAAGGTGAAGAAAATCAAAGAGGTTATGCCGGATGCTTTCATTGGCGTGGATGTGATTGTGGGTACTCGTGGCGAGACTGCGGAGTTTTTTGAGCAAGCTTATCGGTTTATTTCCGGATTGGACGTGACCCAATTGCACGTGTTCAGTTATTCCGAGCGTCCCGGAACGCAAGCCTTGAAAATAGATCATGTGGTGTCTCCGGAAGAAAAGCATCAACGCAGTCAACGGCTGTTGGCACTTTCGGATGAAAAAACACAGGCCTTTTATGCGCGCCATATCGGACAGACGATGTCGGTGTTGCTGGAAAAGTCGAAGGGGAGTACTCCGATGCACGGATTTACGAAGAATTATATTCGTGTAGAAGTGGAAAGTGATAACTCATTGGATAATCAAGTGGTTAACGTGCGTTTGGGAGATTTTAATGAGGACAAGACAGCGCTTAAAGGCACAATTCTGATATAA